One Nesterenkonia populi DNA window includes the following coding sequences:
- a CDS encoding PucR family transcriptional regulator ligand-binding domain-containing protein yields MVDVTLSVEESLRLHPMAAGEPELLTPAAGLARTIRWVHIIGQDRPGAMLQGGELVLSTLPRLDESRPQLTDAVRGYLEDLDTTGAAALAVEVLADRPLLNAALDEVAAEREAQPAAGNLVPLLRFTRQVRFVEITEALHRELVSRQLGAAQQGQSWDPIVSATTNLFDDLASPGGLPSEEVAARAKALGMPAGARYTPLVFTTHDYAGASTAAERQAPSLATLIRSAANSLKLPALVGAGEPGDVWVVLAHGDPRKLCAAVRQAVVRRRTQEIIPRYTVGADLDSISLTEVPDALPRTARTAAAASALSRLGRLPEAATPSPRAGYWTAADLGLSGLLVRLAGDPSASWFLHHYLAPFRGAEGESMRELVDAAVRAGGNKAELSRALGISRPTLYSRIARLERALGHDLDGETLATLHTALLLERLSG; encoded by the coding sequence ATGGTGGATGTGACGCTCAGCGTGGAGGAGAGCCTGCGCCTCCACCCCATGGCTGCCGGTGAGCCGGAGCTGCTCACCCCCGCGGCGGGTCTGGCCCGCACCATCAGATGGGTGCACATCATCGGCCAGGACCGGCCGGGGGCGATGCTGCAGGGCGGGGAGCTGGTGCTCTCCACGCTGCCCCGGCTCGACGAGTCCCGGCCGCAGCTGACCGATGCCGTCCGCGGGTACCTGGAGGATCTCGACACCACCGGGGCCGCGGCCCTGGCGGTGGAGGTGCTGGCCGACCGGCCGCTGCTCAATGCGGCCCTGGATGAGGTCGCCGCCGAGCGGGAGGCCCAGCCCGCCGCCGGGAACCTCGTGCCGCTGCTGCGGTTCACCCGGCAGGTCCGATTCGTGGAGATCACCGAGGCGCTCCACCGGGAGCTCGTCTCTCGGCAGCTCGGCGCCGCCCAGCAGGGGCAGTCCTGGGATCCGATCGTCAGTGCGACCACCAACCTGTTCGACGATCTCGCCTCCCCCGGCGGCCTGCCGTCCGAGGAGGTGGCCGCCCGAGCCAAGGCCCTCGGCATGCCGGCCGGCGCTCGTTACACGCCCCTGGTCTTCACCACCCATGACTACGCGGGCGCCTCAACCGCCGCCGAACGGCAGGCTCCCTCGCTGGCGACCCTCATCCGCAGTGCGGCCAACTCGCTGAAGCTTCCGGCCCTGGTAGGCGCCGGGGAGCCCGGGGATGTCTGGGTCGTGCTGGCCCACGGCGACCCCCGCAAGCTCTGCGCCGCCGTCCGCCAGGCTGTGGTGCGGCGGCGCACCCAGGAGATCATTCCTCGGTACACAGTCGGGGCCGACCTGGACTCCATCAGCCTCACTGAGGTTCCCGACGCTCTCCCCCGCACCGCCCGGACCGCGGCCGCCGCCTCCGCCCTGAGCCGGCTGGGCCGCCTGCCCGAAGCCGCCACCCCATCACCCCGGGCCGGGTACTGGACCGCCGCGGACCTCGGCCTCTCCGGCCTGCTGGTCCGGCTCGCCGGAGACCCGTCTGCCAGCTGGTTCCTCCATCACTATCTCGCGCCCTTCCGCGGAGCCGAGGGCGAATCGATGCGGGAGCTGGTCGATGCCGCGGTCCGGGCGGGAGGAAACAAGGCCGAGCTGTCCCGGGCACTGGGCATTTCCCGGCCCACGCTCTACTCCCGCATCGCCCGGCTCGAACGCGCCCTCGGCCACGACCTCGACGGCGAGACGCTCGCCACCCTGCACACCGCGCTGCTGCTGGAGAGGCTCAGCGGATGA
- a CDS encoding SDR family oxidoreductase, whose amino-acid sequence MVTTGTDRRILVTGASTGIGEKTVRRLAEQGHRVVASARRKERLDALAEAYSNVEPYRLDITSDEEVTALVDHLKATGGLDGVVNNAGGALGLDKVEDGDLDGWRWMYELNVLGTLRVTQAVLPLLRDGDGGDIVVVTSTAAHEPYEGGAGYTGVKHAERMLSTTLRREIVGEPVRIIEIAPGNVATEEFSLTRFSGDAELAKKVYEGYQPLHGEDIAEAIGWALDRPEHVNVDLMIIRPRDQAHSTKIAKKGV is encoded by the coding sequence ATCGTTACCACCGGAACCGACCGTCGCATCCTCGTCACCGGCGCCTCTACCGGCATCGGTGAGAAGACCGTACGCCGCCTCGCCGAGCAGGGGCACCGGGTGGTGGCCTCTGCCCGCCGCAAGGAGCGGCTGGACGCGCTGGCCGAGGCGTACAGCAATGTGGAGCCCTACCGGCTGGACATCACCTCTGACGAGGAGGTCACCGCGCTCGTGGATCATCTGAAGGCCACCGGCGGCCTCGACGGCGTGGTGAACAACGCCGGCGGCGCACTCGGACTGGACAAGGTGGAGGACGGCGACCTGGACGGCTGGCGCTGGATGTACGAGCTCAACGTGCTGGGCACTCTCCGGGTCACCCAGGCGGTGCTGCCGCTGCTGCGCGACGGCGACGGCGGGGACATCGTGGTGGTGACCTCCACCGCCGCGCACGAGCCCTACGAGGGCGGGGCCGGGTACACCGGGGTCAAGCACGCTGAGCGGATGCTCTCCACCACGCTGCGCCGGGAGATCGTGGGGGAGCCGGTGCGGATCATCGAGATCGCCCCCGGCAACGTGGCCACCGAGGAGTTCAGCCTCACCCGGTTCTCCGGGGACGCGGAACTCGCCAAGAAGGTTTACGAGGGCTACCAGCCCCTGCACGGCGAGGACATTGCTGAGGCCATCGGCTGGGCGCTGGACCGCCCCGAGCACGTCAACGTTGACCTGATGATCATCCGGCCCCGGGACCAGGCCCACAGCACCAAGATTGCCAAGAAGGGTGTATGA
- a CDS encoding aspartate aminotransferase family protein, with amino-acid sequence MTTPTAVGSLAPHREFSQEEIEAGRTAYALDREHVFHSWSAQETLAPMTVLDAEGSWIWDGEGSPLLDLTSQLIYTNAGHRHPRIVQAVRDQAEKLCTVAPQHANDARSEAARLIVERLPADISHVFFTAGGADANEHAVRMARHHTGRRKVLSAYRSYHGGSQLAVNLTGDPRRIPNEEDAGVVHFLPAYTYRSYFAPEGQKDAWTEQDEAQAALAHLKQVLELERPSSAAAIILEAIPGTAGIYLPPAGYLEGVRQLCDEHGIVMILDEVMAGFGRSGKWFAHQHYEVEPDIVTFAKGVNSGYVPMGGVAMDDAIYSSFAEQAYPGGLTYSGHPLAAAAAVATIRAMAEEEMVENAARLGEHVIGPKLQQIRENHPSVGDVRGTGAFWAVELVQDRATREPLAPYGQTHEVMGRIVAACKERGVLPFVNMNRIHVCPPLNIAEEEITFGLDVLDEVLALADEHAA; translated from the coding sequence ATGACGACGCCGACCGCCGTGGGCAGCCTCGCCCCGCACCGCGAGTTCAGCCAGGAGGAGATCGAGGCGGGCCGCACCGCCTACGCCCTGGACCGCGAGCACGTCTTCCACTCCTGGTCCGCTCAGGAGACCCTGGCCCCGATGACCGTCCTCGACGCCGAAGGCTCCTGGATCTGGGACGGTGAGGGCAGCCCCCTGCTGGACCTCACGAGCCAGCTGATCTACACCAATGCCGGCCACAGGCATCCGCGCATTGTGCAGGCCGTCAGAGATCAGGCGGAGAAGCTCTGCACCGTCGCGCCCCAGCACGCCAACGACGCCCGCTCCGAGGCGGCCCGGCTGATCGTCGAACGGCTCCCTGCGGACATCAGCCACGTCTTCTTCACCGCCGGCGGTGCTGACGCCAACGAGCACGCCGTCCGGATGGCCCGGCACCACACCGGCCGGCGGAAGGTCCTCTCCGCGTACCGCAGCTACCACGGCGGCTCCCAGCTGGCGGTGAACCTGACCGGTGACCCCCGCCGGATTCCGAATGAGGAGGACGCCGGGGTCGTCCACTTCCTGCCCGCCTACACCTACCGCTCCTACTTCGCCCCTGAGGGTCAGAAGGACGCCTGGACGGAGCAGGACGAGGCGCAGGCGGCGCTGGCGCACCTGAAGCAGGTCCTGGAGCTGGAGCGTCCGAGCTCGGCCGCCGCCATCATCCTGGAGGCCATCCCCGGCACAGCCGGCATCTACCTGCCCCCGGCCGGATACCTGGAGGGCGTGCGGCAGCTCTGCGACGAGCACGGCATTGTGATGATCCTCGACGAGGTGATGGCCGGCTTCGGCCGCTCCGGGAAGTGGTTCGCCCACCAGCACTATGAGGTGGAGCCTGACATCGTCACCTTCGCCAAGGGCGTGAACTCCGGGTACGTGCCCATGGGCGGGGTCGCTATGGATGATGCGATCTATTCGAGCTTCGCCGAGCAGGCCTATCCGGGCGGGCTCACCTACTCCGGCCACCCGCTGGCCGCAGCAGCCGCAGTCGCCACCATCCGCGCCATGGCCGAGGAGGAGATGGTGGAGAACGCCGCCCGGCTGGGCGAGCACGTCATCGGGCCCAAGCTGCAGCAGATCAGGGAGAACCACCCGTCCGTCGGCGATGTCCGCGGCACCGGCGCGTTCTGGGCCGTCGAGCTGGTCCAGGACCGCGCCACCCGGGAGCCGCTGGCACCCTACGGACAGACCCACGAGGTCATGGGACGGATTGTCGCGGCCTGCAAGGAGCGGGGCGTGCTGCCGTTCGTGAACATGAACCGGATCCACGTCTGTCCGCCGCTGAACATCGCCGAGGAGGAGATCACCTTCGGCCTTGACGTCCTCGACGAGGTTCTCGCCCTCGCCGACGAGCACGCGGCCTGA
- a CDS encoding coenzyme F420-0:L-glutamate ligase, which yields MAEGQAPTDHQAHGAITAWALPGIPAVRPGDDLAALILGALAAQGEAGALADGDILVVTSKIVSKAEGRIVAAEDREEAISAETVREVASRARADGPGRTRIVENRLGIVAAAAGVDASNTEDGTVLLLPEDPDASADRLRQSLSEELDVQAGVLISDTLGRAWRMGQTDAAIGASGVRVIHDHRGGTDSAGKELTATAIAAGDEICAMADLVKGKAAGLPVAVVRGLGHLVALEGPGARSLVRTGPGDMFRLGTDEAIAEGRRQAYEEIAAASSKAS from the coding sequence ATGGCGGAGGGCCAGGCGCCGACTGATCACCAGGCGCACGGCGCCATCACGGCATGGGCGCTGCCCGGAATCCCGGCGGTCCGGCCCGGCGATGACCTCGCCGCTCTGATCCTCGGCGCTCTTGCTGCGCAGGGTGAGGCCGGGGCGCTCGCCGACGGGGACATCCTGGTGGTGACCTCCAAGATCGTCTCCAAGGCGGAGGGCCGGATCGTCGCCGCCGAGGATCGTGAGGAGGCGATCAGCGCCGAGACCGTCCGGGAGGTGGCCTCCCGTGCTCGCGCCGACGGTCCGGGCCGAACCCGGATCGTGGAGAACCGGCTCGGCATCGTCGCTGCGGCAGCCGGAGTCGACGCCAGCAACACGGAGGACGGCACCGTCCTGCTGCTGCCGGAGGACCCGGATGCCTCCGCGGACAGGCTGCGACAGTCCCTCTCCGAGGAGCTGGATGTGCAGGCAGGCGTGCTGATCTCAGACACGCTGGGCAGGGCGTGGCGGATGGGCCAGACCGACGCCGCGATCGGTGCCTCCGGGGTGCGGGTCATCCACGACCACCGCGGCGGCACCGACTCCGCCGGCAAAGAGCTGACCGCCACGGCGATCGCCGCAGGGGATGAGATCTGCGCGATGGCGGACCTGGTCAAAGGCAAGGCGGCAGGCCTGCCGGTGGCGGTGGTCCGAGGTCTCGGCCACCTCGTGGCCCTGGAGGGGCCCGGCGCTCGGAGCCTGGTGCGCACCGGCCCGGGGGACATGTTCCGCCTCGGCACCGACGAAGCCATCGCCGAAGGCCGCCGCCAAGCCTACGAAGAGATCGCGGCCGCAAGCTCCAAAGCGTCCTGA